From the genome of Marixanthomonas ophiurae, one region includes:
- a CDS encoding hotdog family protein: MLLPNLYQVIEKKVIDADAVSVTVAVNKNHRVFEGHFPNNPVMPGVCMLQIIKELSEEHLETSLFLQKTSNVKFTAVMNPQIQSNLTVNLSFIREEDSIKIKNTSTFPDGTVVLKCNAIFVETNRVHENG; this comes from the coding sequence ATGTTATTGCCCAATTTATATCAGGTTATAGAGAAAAAAGTAATTGATGCAGATGCTGTTTCGGTAACGGTAGCGGTGAATAAAAATCATCGCGTATTTGAAGGCCATTTCCCGAATAATCCAGTTATGCCTGGGGTGTGTATGCTTCAAATAATAAAAGAACTTTCAGAAGAACATTTGGAAACATCCCTTTTTCTTCAAAAAACATCGAATGTGAAATTCACAGCGGTGATGAACCCTCAAATACAATCCAATCTCACCGTGAACTTGTCTTTTATTCGAGAAGAGGATTCGATAAAAATAAAAAACACGAGTACTTTTCCAGATGGGACGGTCGTGTTAAAATGTAATGCTATTTTTGTGGAAACAAACCGTGTGCATGAAAACGGCTGA